From Pyrenophora tritici-repentis strain M4 chromosome 1, whole genome shotgun sequence, the proteins below share one genomic window:
- a CDS encoding TNG2, Chromatin remodeling protein, contains PhD zinc finger, translating into MISQHTSPAYVGLSRPANQLPTSPIAGSLPIGERAPTQAFARDPTYPYTDRPAKRARSEVYGSPQYGQAHSRPATSHISNRPYNVEQMVDSGSRMHQNTGDPSDRLSDAQLLLDFFNVSTQTAHSPPSTAKRWSVSQSAPAEQQSQQTPQMRDPTSPYPAPLPPSDTNVQHTLSAAAEMKLPLETSPDVAPTDPTAQTQTPSDEATHTAAPPAMQSSAPPEEPKAKKQQGWPKGKARGARNSTAAATSSRRKKTTPKPKNTPSASTAGASDQTQSPLSLPTEQSATVPPQSSLAPATLAEYAHTSPTQARRHSFSSPNLPLPNNQSPPMDSRAKSLPLGAQAVPSASVNTVSQPANATTEPELICAACNSSESEIKVGDGEQWIGCDGCKEWYHYPCAGFNSEREVREVNKFYCEPCRPKFGETTSRSTDAHWAYSSNMVQRFVNPSEPTQLLTTLV; encoded by the coding sequence ATGATATCGCAGCATACAAGTCCGGCCTATGTTGGCCTCTCGCGCCCTGCCAACCAGCTGCCGACGTCGCCCATAGCCGGCTCCCTCCCCATCGGCGAACGCGCCCCAACGCAAGCCTTTGCGAGAGACCCTACATATCCTTACACCGACCGGCCTGCAAAGAGGGCACGCTCCGAGGTCTACGGCTCTCCCCAGTACGGCCAGGCCCACTCGAGACCGGCCACTAGTCACATCTCAAACCGACCCTACAACGTCGAGCAGATGGTAGATAGCGGCAGCCGCATGCACCAAAACACCGGCGACCCTAGCGACCGCCTATCTGATGCCCAGCTCCTGCTAGACTTCTTCAACGTCTCGACCCAGACGGCACACTCACCACCTTCGACGGCAAAGCGGTGGAGCGTGTCCCAATCAGCCCCAGCAGAACAACAATCTCAGCAAACACCACAAATGCGCGACCCTACAAGCCCGTATCCAGCACCTTTGCCACCGTCTGATACCAATGTCCAGCATACCCTGTCCGCCGCTGCAGAGATGAAACTCCCTTTAGAGACATCGCCTGACGTAGCTCCGACCGACCCGACCGCGCAAACACAGACACCTTCCGACGAAGCAACACACACAGCTGCACCGCCGGCAATGCAATCTTCTGCTCCACCAGAAGAGCCAAAGGCAAAAAAGCAGCAGGGCTGGCCAAAAGGAAAGGCGCGGGGAGCTCGTAACTCCACTGCAGCCGCAACGTCGAGCAGACGAAAGAAGACGACACCCAAGCCAAAAAACACGCCTTCTGCAAGCACCGCTGGCGCCTCAGACCAAACCCAATCGCCCTTGAGCCTCCCCACCGAGCAGTCGGCAACAGTCCCACCGCAAAGCTCACTCGCCCCAGCCACCCTTGCCGAATACGCGCATACCTCACCCACACAAGCCCGTCGCCACTCCTTCTCATCACCCAATCTACCACTCCCGAACAACCAATCACCGCCGATGGATTCGCGTGCCAAATCACTTCCTCTTGGTGCGCAAGCAGTTCCATCTGCGTCCGTCAATACAGTCAGCCAGCCAGCGAACGCTACAACCGAACCAGAACTCATCTGCGCCGCCTGTAATTCCTCCGAATCAGAAATCAAAGTCGGTGATGGCGAGCAGTGGATCGGATGTGATGGCTGCAAAGAATGGTACCACTACCCTTGCGCTGGTTTCAACAGCGAGCGAGAGGTGCGGGAGGTAAACAAATTCTACTGCGAACCGTGTAGACCCAAGTTTGGTGAAACAACGAGTAGGTCTACCGACGCACATTGGGCTTATAGTTCTAACATGGTCCAGAGGTTCGTAAATCCGTCAGAGCCCACACAACTGTTGACTACGCTGGTCTAA